The genomic segment GCCGGTGTAGCTCCAGGCGCCGTTGGCATCGATCGTGAAGTCGCCGTAGGTCCCGGGAACATTGCTCTGCGCTACGACATGGGCCTGACCCGTGTCGGGATCCACAATCGTCAGCTGACCGGAGGCGTTCAATGCGGCGGCAGTGTCACCTTCCGTGACGGACTTCGAGTCCGAAGAGACCGTGGCAGTGTCGTTGGTGCCGGTGATGGTCACCGTCACCGTGCCGCTCGCGGTGCCGTCCTGGCTGGTGACCGTGAACTGGTCCTGCACCTGCTGGCCGGCGGTGAGCTAGATACGCTGACGCCGTGGGCTTCGTCGTTGCGCGATGCCAAGCAACGCATCCGTCCGCTGTTTACGCAGGAGCGGGTCGCGGCCGCGGCGGGACAGTTTCTCGACGGACTG from the Bradyrhizobium sp. WBAH42 genome contains:
- a CDS encoding VCBS domain-containing protein gives rise to the protein MQDQFTVTSQDGTASGTVTVTITGTNDTATVSSDSKSVTEGDTAAALNASGQLTIVDPDTGQAHVVAQSNVPGTYGDFTIDANGAWSYTGNGAPFWPTTRTRA